Proteins encoded in a region of the Brevefilum fermentans genome:
- a CDS encoding helix-hairpin-helix domain-containing protein: MKPWSFILAGVLIGLLAAGAILLISQPERGVPITLSPPPTPTHTPLPKPTATSVPIQVLIKGEIVNPGTYALDREARLRDLIEMAGGLTEKADAVRINDAFLLRDGDYFYIPLEGESIPETARNAPGNNPLDNPAYFDYPLDLNTASQEALESLPGIGPAKATDIINYREQYGPFETIDELINVPGIGPSILESIREYLTIGN, from the coding sequence ATGAAACCCTGGTCGTTTATCCTGGCTGGCGTTCTTATTGGGCTGCTAGCTGCTGGCGCTATCCTGTTGATATCTCAACCAGAGCGAGGCGTACCAATTACGCTTTCTCCACCTCCTACGCCAACCCATACACCTTTGCCTAAGCCGACTGCAACGTCTGTGCCCATTCAGGTGCTTATTAAAGGTGAGATCGTTAATCCAGGCACCTATGCGCTTGACCGCGAAGCCAGGTTGAGAGATTTGATTGAAATGGCTGGCGGACTGACTGAAAAGGCAGATGCGGTTCGGATCAATGATGCTTTTCTTTTGCGAGATGGTGATTATTTTTACATTCCATTGGAAGGTGAATCCATACCAGAAACAGCTCGTAATGCGCCGGGTAATAATCCACTGGACAATCCGGCGTATTTTGATTATCCACTTGACCTGAATACAGCGTCTCAAGAAGCCCTCGAGTCGTTACCCGGTATCGGACCGGCCAAAGCAACGGACATCATTAATTACCGGGAACAATACGGACCATTTGAAACCATTGATGAGTTAATAAATGTGCCGGGAATCGGACCATCAATTCTTGAATCGATCAGAGAATATTTAACGATTGGTAATTAA